One Streptomyces sp. B21-105 genomic region harbors:
- a CDS encoding carbohydrate ABC transporter permease, which yields MIRSLRWKGAAFTVPFQLGFVFLYLVPIGYAVYQSLFRTHQSGLGLGGATEEFSGLDNYHQGLTDSAFLGSILRVVLFAGVQIPVMLSISLLLALLLDALTSRAASRFRILLLVPYMIPGVVAAIVWINLYSPDVGPLTPLGALFGADWNFFAPSMVWPSIGNLLTWHGIGYNMVIIYSALQAVPRELFEAARLDGASEIRIARSIKVPYVREALVLTGLLSVIQMLQIFNEPALFRNVTPQTVDDSFTPIMIIYNQAFNAGNYHYAAALSVLLALILGVASFLFYRMTSKEAD from the coding sequence ATGATCCGTTCACTGCGTTGGAAGGGTGCCGCATTCACGGTGCCCTTCCAACTCGGCTTCGTGTTTCTGTATCTGGTGCCGATCGGCTACGCCGTCTACCAGTCCCTGTTCCGCACCCATCAGTCCGGGCTGGGGCTCGGTGGCGCGACGGAAGAATTCTCCGGTCTGGACAACTACCATCAGGGTCTGACGGATTCGGCGTTTCTGGGCTCCATCCTGCGCGTGGTGCTGTTCGCCGGGGTGCAGATACCGGTCATGCTGTCGATCAGCCTCCTGCTGGCACTGCTCCTGGACGCACTGACGTCGCGTGCAGCAAGCCGGTTCCGGATCCTGCTGCTGGTCCCCTACATGATCCCCGGGGTGGTCGCCGCCATCGTGTGGATCAACCTCTACAGCCCCGACGTCGGTCCGCTGACCCCATTGGGCGCACTGTTCGGCGCCGACTGGAACTTCTTCGCTCCTTCCATGGTCTGGCCGTCGATCGGGAACCTTCTCACCTGGCACGGCATCGGCTACAACATGGTGATCATCTACTCGGCACTTCAGGCGGTTCCCCGCGAGTTGTTCGAAGCTGCCAGGCTGGACGGCGCTTCGGAGATCCGCATCGCCCGCAGCATCAAAGTTCCGTATGTCAGAGAGGCGCTGGTCCTGACCGGGCTGCTCTCCGTCATCCAGATGCTGCAGATCTTCAATGAGCCGGCGCTGTTCCGCAATGTCACACCGCAGACGGTGGACGACAGCTTCACACCCATCATGATCATTTACAATCAGGCGTTCAACGCCGGCAACTACCACTACGCCGCGGCCCTCTCCGTGTTGCTCGCGCTGATCCTGGGCGTCGCTTCCTTCCTCTTCTACCGGATGACGTCGAAGGAGGCCGACTGA
- a CDS encoding carbohydrate ABC transporter permease, translating into MTLTKDRAPKHMTLVVSRRTTADPAARSRGGQRFLLLGLMLASAYSLFPVWWLIVAATKDRAGLYQSNGLWFSGMHFWDNLHQLFTYSDGIFLRWTANSLLYAGVGSLGGTLIALATGYGLARFEFPGRSLVFACVVGSFLIPIALLTLPLYLLFSEIGLVDTPWAMLIPCLINPFSVYLAKVYTEATIPFELLEAARLDGAGELRIFTSIVLRMMTTGGATVFLLAFVNTWNAFFLPLTVLRGEENWTLNIGLYNWSGKRLESGVDLSSLVLTGALLSIVPMAIMMVAMRRYWRTGVTLGALK; encoded by the coding sequence ATGACCCTCACCAAAGACCGCGCACCGAAACACATGACGCTGGTGGTAAGCCGCCGTACAACGGCCGATCCGGCGGCTCGTTCACGCGGCGGGCAGCGCTTCCTACTCCTGGGCCTGATGCTGGCAAGCGCTTACAGCCTGTTTCCGGTGTGGTGGCTGATCGTCGCCGCCACTAAGGACCGTGCGGGGCTCTACCAGAGCAACGGTCTCTGGTTCTCCGGCATGCATTTCTGGGACAATCTGCATCAGCTGTTCACCTACTCGGACGGCATCTTCCTGCGGTGGACCGCGAACTCCCTGCTGTATGCCGGTGTCGGGTCGCTCGGCGGCACCCTGATCGCGCTCGCAACCGGTTACGGCCTGGCCCGCTTCGAGTTTCCGGGGCGTTCCCTCGTCTTCGCCTGCGTAGTGGGGTCGTTCCTGATTCCGATCGCCCTGCTCACGTTGCCGCTGTATCTGCTGTTCTCGGAGATCGGCCTCGTCGACACGCCGTGGGCGATGCTGATCCCCTGCCTGATCAACCCGTTCAGCGTGTACTTGGCCAAGGTGTACACCGAGGCGACCATCCCCTTCGAACTGCTCGAGGCGGCGCGCCTCGACGGCGCGGGCGAACTGCGCATCTTCACAAGCATCGTGCTCAGGATGATGACGACAGGAGGCGCAACCGTGTTTCTGCTGGCCTTCGTCAACACCTGGAACGCCTTCTTCCTGCCGCTGACAGTACTGCGGGGCGAGGAGAACTGGACGCTCAACATCGGCCTCTACAACTGGAGCGGCAAGCGCCTGGAATCAGGGGTCGACCTGTCCAGCCTGGTACTGACCGGCGCGCTGCTG
- a CDS encoding ABC transporter substrate-binding protein has translation MNSSSPRRRFARAAVAGIALTGLLSACGGSNDGDASASGPVTLPFWGWANGQEAVIEAFNASHKDVQLKYTKVTDQLTMQKQLTNAVKAGNAPCLVQNTAEYVTSWVSQGALADITQYVGSSKDKFNAGSWTAGQVQGKVYGVPTSSAPAFTIYRTDIFTKYGLRAPTTWDEFIAAGKQLKKHGVEITNFAGEDPSTLEVLAMQAGAHWYAIDGSSWKVNFQDEGTLKAAQVIQEIIDNDLNSKLSFADYAAVQRNYDDGGTATRQISTWQMAGMVQNFTKSLGKWALSPWPTFAGEAAKTPAGTNQSGGLTLVTEQCRHQQQAAEAALWMSTDVGAVTTMADPATGNGVMPALVDSHPYVAEAIPEKLLGTNYQPAQQVVKDSLSTVTTDWTFGPNWTAMFTEMQAGWAKVVNKTQSVTDLLAHMQRWTVDDLKSRGISVKG, from the coding sequence ATGAACTCCAGCAGCCCCCGGAGAAGGTTCGCCCGCGCCGCCGTGGCAGGTATCGCACTGACAGGTCTGCTCTCCGCCTGCGGCGGATCGAATGACGGGGACGCCTCGGCGTCCGGCCCGGTCACCCTCCCGTTCTGGGGATGGGCCAACGGGCAGGAGGCGGTCATCGAAGCGTTCAACGCCTCCCACAAGGACGTCCAGTTGAAGTACACCAAGGTGACCGACCAGCTGACCATGCAGAAGCAGCTGACCAACGCCGTCAAGGCGGGAAACGCTCCCTGCCTGGTGCAGAACACCGCCGAGTACGTGACCAGCTGGGTGTCACAGGGCGCGCTGGCCGACATCACGCAGTACGTCGGTTCGAGCAAGGACAAGTTCAACGCGGGGTCATGGACCGCGGGACAGGTTCAGGGCAAGGTGTACGGGGTGCCGACCAGTTCGGCTCCCGCGTTCACCATCTACCGCACGGACATCTTCACCAAGTACGGTCTCCGGGCCCCCACGACCTGGGACGAATTCATCGCCGCGGGCAAGCAGCTGAAGAAACACGGTGTCGAGATCACCAACTTCGCCGGCGAGGATCCCAGCACGCTCGAAGTGCTCGCCATGCAGGCGGGAGCACACTGGTACGCCATCGACGGATCGTCGTGGAAAGTGAATTTCCAGGACGAGGGAACCCTCAAGGCCGCCCAGGTGATCCAGGAGATCATCGACAACGACCTCAACTCCAAGCTCTCCTTCGCCGACTACGCAGCCGTTCAGCGCAATTACGACGACGGCGGCACCGCGACGCGACAGATATCGACGTGGCAGATGGCCGGCATGGTGCAGAACTTCACCAAGTCCCTCGGCAAGTGGGCGCTGTCGCCGTGGCCGACGTTCGCGGGTGAGGCGGCCAAGACGCCGGCGGGCACCAACCAGAGCGGCGGCCTGACCTTGGTGACGGAACAGTGCAGGCACCAGCAGCAAGCCGCGGAAGCAGCGTTGTGGATGTCCACGGACGTCGGCGCGGTCACGACGATGGCGGACCCGGCCACGGGCAACGGTGTGATGCCCGCGCTGGTCGACAGCCACCCGTACGTCGCCGAGGCGATCCCGGAAAAGTTGCTCGGCACGAACTATCAGCCGGCCCAGCAGGTCGTGAAGGACAGTCTGAGCACGGTGACCACCGACTGGACCTTCGGCCCCAACTGGACCGCCATGTTCACCGAGATGCAGGCCGGCTGGGCCAAAGTCGTCAACAAAACGCAGAGCGTCACCGACCTGCTGGCACACATGCAGCGGTGGACCGTCGACGACCTGAAGTCCCGCGGCATCAGCGTCAAGGGCTGA